One window of the Janthinobacterium sp. PAMC25594 genome contains the following:
- a CDS encoding glutathione S-transferase family protein: MLKILGKAASINVRKVLWTCEELDLPYEREDWGSGFRATDDPAFLALNPNAMVPVLVDGDLVLWESNTICRYLCAQAGRDDLLPSTPRARAEVEKWMDWQMGDLNNSWRYAFMSLVHHSPAHQDAAQLAAGIAGWNKMMGILEQQLQRTGAFVCGEQFTVADIVLGLSVKRWLMAPMQRPAYPAIAAYHARLEDKTAVFAG, translated from the coding sequence ATGCTGAAAATTCTGGGAAAAGCCGCCTCGATCAATGTCCGCAAAGTCCTGTGGACGTGCGAGGAACTCGACCTGCCGTACGAACGCGAAGACTGGGGCAGCGGCTTTCGCGCCACCGACGACCCCGCCTTTCTGGCCCTGAACCCGAACGCCATGGTGCCCGTGCTGGTGGACGGCGACCTGGTGCTGTGGGAATCGAACACGATCTGCCGCTACCTGTGCGCCCAAGCGGGCCGCGACGACTTGCTGCCAAGCACGCCCCGCGCCCGCGCGGAAGTGGAAAAATGGATGGACTGGCAAATGGGCGACCTCAACAACAGCTGGCGCTACGCCTTCATGTCGCTGGTGCACCACAGCCCCGCGCACCAGGATGCGGCGCAACTGGCGGCCGGCATTGCTGGATGGAACAAGATGATGGGCATCCTTGAACAGCAGCTGCAGCGCACGGGCGCGTTTGTGTGCGGCGAGCAATTCACCGTGGCCGATATCGTGCTGGGCCTGTCCGTCAAGCGCTGGCTGATGGCCCCGATGCAACGTCCAGCATATCCGGCCATTGCCGCGTATCACGCGCGCCTGGAAGATAAAACGGCCGTGTTTGCCGGCTAA
- a CDS encoding TAXI family TRAP transporter solute-binding subunit encodes MSKILAFSRFSVRDFLATAGPTLLLVGAFCALAYWLVDPAPPRQVSLSTGQDNSAYEEFGKKYAATLAKHGIKVTLQPSLGSQENLQRLNAGKTDIAFVQSGSTEHADAERHGLISLGSLFTEPVWLFLREDKAVTELTQLKGMKINLGPEGTGVPSLFRQLLSVNGVEANELTVSDLQNTPATVELLEGRIDGLVFSSAPEAPLIQMLLQTPGIKLFDFSQAEAYTRRLPFLTHVVLPRGIVDLGRNIPAQDYHLIAPTATLVAREDLHPALIDLFVQAAASIHGGTGWFQQQGQFPSARYTEIPVAPEALKFYKDGAPVLQRYMSFWLANFFDRMWVLVVALGALILPLSRVVPPLYVWRIRSRVYRWYGQLRTVEQALEDVPQEQRAQVYAEQLQRLDQIEEMVNQISIPLSFADGLYGLRSHINFVRKRILTLMGEYQPAESN; translated from the coding sequence ATGTCCAAAATCCTCGCGTTCAGCCGCTTTTCCGTGCGCGATTTCCTCGCCACCGCCGGTCCCACCCTGCTGCTGGTCGGCGCGTTTTGCGCGCTCGCTTACTGGCTGGTCGACCCGGCGCCGCCGCGCCAGGTAAGCCTGTCGACGGGACAGGACAATAGCGCCTATGAAGAGTTCGGCAAGAAATACGCGGCCACCCTGGCAAAACACGGCATCAAGGTGACCTTGCAGCCATCGCTGGGTTCGCAGGAAAACCTGCAGCGCCTGAACGCGGGGAAGACCGATATCGCCTTCGTGCAAAGCGGCTCGACGGAGCACGCCGATGCCGAGCGGCATGGCCTCATATCCCTGGGCAGCCTGTTTACGGAACCCGTCTGGCTGTTCCTGCGCGAAGACAAGGCGGTGACGGAACTGACGCAATTGAAAGGCATGAAGATCAACCTGGGACCGGAAGGCACGGGCGTGCCCAGCCTGTTCCGGCAGTTGCTGTCGGTGAATGGCGTCGAAGCGAACGAGCTGACCGTCAGCGACTTGCAGAACACCCCGGCCACGGTGGAGTTGCTGGAAGGGCGCATCGATGGCCTCGTGTTCAGCTCGGCGCCGGAAGCACCGCTGATCCAGATGCTGCTGCAAACGCCGGGCATCAAGCTGTTTGATTTTTCGCAAGCGGAGGCGTACACGCGGCGCCTGCCTTTCCTCACGCATGTGGTCTTGCCACGCGGTATCGTCGACCTGGGGCGTAACATCCCCGCGCAGGATTACCACCTGATCGCACCGACCGCCACCCTGGTTGCGCGCGAAGACTTGCATCCGGCCTTGATCGACCTGTTCGTGCAGGCGGCGGCCAGTATTCACGGCGGCACGGGCTGGTTCCAGCAGCAGGGGCAGTTCCCGTCCGCGCGCTACACGGAAATTCCCGTCGCGCCCGAAGCGCTGAAGTTCTACAAGGATGGCGCGCCCGTGCTGCAGCGCTATATGAGTTTCTGGCTGGCCAATTTTTTTGACCGCATGTGGGTGCTGGTGGTGGCGCTCGGTGCCTTGATCCTGCCGCTGTCGCGCGTGGTGCCGCCGTTGTACGTGTGGCGTATCCGCTCGCGCGTCTACCGCTGGTATGGCCAGTTACGCACGGTGGAGCAGGCGCTGGAAGACGTGCCACAAGAGCAGCGCGCGCAAGTGTATGCGGAGCAATTACAACGGCTCGACCAGATCGAGGAAATGGTCAACCAGATCTCGATTCCGCTGTCGTTTGCCGATGGCTTGTACGGCTTGCGCAGCCACATCAATTTCGTGCGCAAGCGCATCTTGACCTTGATGGGCGAGTACCAGCCGGCAGAATCAAACTAA
- a CDS encoding helix-turn-helix domain-containing protein yields the protein MNATSPHLGSSLDDFLKEEGIFEKTQTQAIKEVIAWQLTQAMQEQALSKTRMAALLQTSRSQLDRLLDPTSDVTLSTLERAAALVGRKLSITLV from the coding sequence ATGAACGCCACGTCCCCCCATCTCGGCAGCAGCCTGGACGACTTCCTCAAGGAAGAAGGCATTTTCGAGAAAACGCAAACCCAGGCCATCAAGGAAGTGATCGCCTGGCAACTGACGCAGGCGATGCAGGAACAAGCGCTGTCGAAAACGCGCATGGCGGCCCTGCTGCAGACCAGCCGCTCGCAGCTCGACCGCCTGCTCGACCCCACCAGCGACGTGACCCTGTCCACCCTGGAGCGCGCTGCCGCGCTGGTGGGGCGCAAGCTGTCGATCACCTTAGTTTGA